The following is a genomic window from Coriobacteriaceae bacterium.
TCGTCGTGGAGCCCTTCTCCTCGTAGCCGTGGACGCGGAAGGCGTCGTGGCCGGGACGGTTCCAGATCAGGCGGCGAATCGTGCCGGCATAGGCGTGGAAGGCAAAGAGCACGGGCTTCTCGCCGCAGCCAAACAGCTCGGCCCAGCGCTCGTCGCTGATGGCCAGGTCGTTCTCGCAGACGTTCTGGATCTTGAGCAGGTCGACCACGTTGACGAACCACACCTTGATGCCCAGCTCGCGCAGCATATCGGTTGCCGCCAGGGCCTCGAGCGTCGGCACGTCACCGCAGGTGGCAACGACGACGTCGGCCTCGGCGAGCGAGTCGGCAGTCGATGCCCACCTCCAGGTCGCAACGCCCTCGGCAAGCTCGGCCTTGGCCTCGTCGACCGTCTGGAAGGTCGGGGCGGGCTGCTTGCCGCAGAAGATGGCGTTGACGCAGTCGGTGGACTGGTAGACGCGCTCGGCCACGGCAAGGGCCATGTTGGCGTCGGCCGGATAGTAGGCGTTCACGATATGCGTATCGTTGGCCTTGTTGAGCAGCAGGTCGATAAAGCCGGGGTCCTGGTGCGAGAAGCCGTTGTGGTCCTGACGCCAGACGTGGCTCGACAGCAAAATGTTGAGGCCGCTGATGGGGGCGCGCCACGGAATCTCGCGCTTGGTGGCCTCGAGCCACTTGCAGTGCTGGTTGACCATGGAATCGACCACGTGGACAAAGCTCTCGTAGGAACTCCACACGCCGGAGCGGCCGGTGAGCACATAGGCCTCGAGGAAGCCCTCGCACTGATGCTCGGACAGCTGCTCGACGACCTTGCCGGAACCAGCCAGCAGCTCGTCGTTGGCCTCGTCCTCGTAGAAGCCGGCGTCCCACTGCTTCTTGGTCACCTTGTAGGCAGCCTGCAGGCGGTTGGACGCGGTCTCGTCGGGACCAAAGATGCGGAAGTCATCCATGTTCTTGGCCAGAACGTCGGCAGTGTACTCACCAAAGACGCGGGCGGCCTCGGTGGAGCCCCAGCCATGACCCTTAGTTGCGACGGGGACCTCGTGGGCATGAACATCGGGCAGCTCGAGCTCGCGACGCACCTTACCGCCGTTCGCGTTGGGGTTGGCGCCGATGCGCAGCTCGCCGGTCGGCATAAAGGCCGTCACCTCGGGGCGCACCTGGCCCTCGGGTGTAAAGAGCTCCTCGGGCTTGTAGGAACGCAGCCACTCGCGCAGCACGCGGAAGTGCTCGTGGGTGTCCTTGGCACTCGCCAGCGGCACCTGATGTGCGCGCCAGGAGTCCTCGGTCTTCTTGCCGTCGATGTGCTTGGGGCAAGTCCAGCCCTTGGGCGTACGGAACACAATCATGGGGTAGGCCGGGCGGACCACGGTCTCGCCTGAGGCGGCCTGGGCCTGCGCGGTGGCCTTGATGTCACAGATCTCGTCAAAGACCTGCTCAAACAGGGCAGCGAAACGCGCATGAATGCTTGCGTGGCTCTCGTCGTCAAAGCCGGCGACAAAGAAGTGCGGCTTATAGCCCATGCCCTCAAAGAACTTGGTGAGCTCTTCGTCGGACACGCGGGCAAGGATGGTGGGGTTGGCGATCTTGTAGCCGTTGAGGTGCAGGATCGGCAGGACGATACCGTCGGTTGCCGGGTTCACGAGCTTGTTGGACTGCCAAGAGGTCGCGAGCGGGCCGGTCTCGGACTCGCCATCGCCCACCACGGCCACGGCCAGCAGGCTCGGGTTATCCATAACGGCGCCGTAGGCGTGGCTGAGCGTGTAGCCGAGCTCGCCGCCCTCGTGGATGGAACCGGGCGTCTCGGGCGCAAAGTGGCTCGGGATGCCGCCGGGATAGGAGAACTGGCGGAAGAACTTCTGCAGGCCGGCCTCGTCATTGGTGATGTCGGGGCGAATCTCGCGGTAGGTGCCGTCGAGCAGCGACTGAGCAGTACCGGCGGGGCCACCGTGACCAGGGCCCATCAAGAAGATAGCATTCTGGCTGTGGTCGGCAACGAGACGATTGACGTGACCAAACAGGAAGTTGATGCCGGGCGTGGTACCCCAGTGGCCAACCAGGCGGTGCTTAACGTCCGGACGACCGAAGTCGCGCGTCTCGCCGGTCTTCTCGTCGACAAAGTCGGGGCGCATTAGCGGGTTAGAGCGAAGGTAGATCTGACCGACGGACAGATAGTTCGATGCGCGCCAATACAGGTCGACGCCCTCGAGCTCGGAAGCCGGCACCTCGTGGCCCAGCTTTTGCCACGGCGTCCCCAGTGTTTTAGCCATTGTTTATGTCCCTTCGCTGTGCGGTCGCCCTCCGATACGGCAACCTTTCGTTGGGACTAGTATATTTGCTAAAACGTTTTATCATGGTGAAAAAACGTTTTAGCACCCTTATCAATTCCATCGATTAGCAAAACGCGACATTCACCTGCGGCATTGCCCGTCACAGGTGCTCCACATTCGGTCTCTGCAAATTGATAAACGTGTTTAGTTGTGTTTAGTAAGCTCGAGCACGCTGTCCTTAACGATAAGCTCCGGCTCCAGAACGACCTCTTCGGCACGCCTGCCGCCCCTACCGGCAAGACGCTTGGACATGCAGCCAAAAGCATGCTCCGCGAGGACACCAGGATCCTGCTCAATGGCGGTCAGCGCCGGCTCAAAGAGAACGTCGGCCGCCGAGTTGTCATAGCTCACCACCGAGATATCGCCCGGGATGCTCTTCCCCATCTCGTGCAAGCGCTTGAGCAAACCGAGGGCAATGTTATCCGAGCTTGCGAACACGGCAGTGGCGTCAGTTGCGAGCACCGCCTCCGAGGCCTCGTATGCGCTCGGGATGTAGTACTCGCTCTCAAACTCCAAACGCGCGTCGATCGGCAGGCCAACCTCACGCAGAGCGCGCTCATAGCCGGCAAGTCGCTTGCGACCCGTATTGGAACGGCGTGCGTTAACCAAGCAGGCGATGCGACGGTGACCTTGCTCGATCAGATAGCGGGTGGCCATGTAGCCACCCATCTCGTGGTCGAACATCACCTTGTCGCACTCGAGCCCCTCAATGGCACGGTCGACCATTACCGCCGGGATGGGCAGATGGCTGACTTCTTCGCGCAGGGCGCGGTCGTCGGAGAACTCGTCACCCACCACCAGAAAGACGCCATCAACGCCGCGCGTCACCAGCTGGCGCAGCAGCTCCAGATCGTCATCGGCGCTGCCGCCCGAGCTGGTAATGAAGAGCGCATAGCCGTCCTCGCGGCAGCGCTTTTCCAGGCTACCGGCGAGCGAGGCAAAAAAGCGGCTCTCGATGTTAGGGACGATAAGGCCCAGCGTGCGCGACTCGCGCATGACCAGGCTGCGCGCAATCTGGTTGGGAACATAGTGGTTGCGCGCCGCGACCTCTTTGATGAGCTTGCGGTTTTCTTCCGAGATGCGACAGGGCCGATTATTAAGAACAAGCGAGACCGACGAGGGGGAAAGCCCCACCTCCTGGGCGATCTGCTTGAGGGTGACTTTGTTGGCCATCTCGCTCCTTCCGGGTTTACGCGCAATCTCTTGAAAGTATAGCGACTACCCCTCTACCTCGGTGATAAACACTTTACCAATCCGGTGGACGGCTGTTTTATCGCCGCCAGCGCACCAAATCCGTCCGGGTGGGGTATATTGCAATCGATTGATGACAACGACCACCAAAAGGCGGATATTCGTATGCACGAGAACGATTTTTTTAACGAGGACCTGCTGTGCGCGCTCGCTGGCGTTGCCGGCGA
Proteins encoded in this region:
- a CDS encoding LacI family transcriptional regulator, coding for MANKVTLKQIAQEVGLSPSSVSLVLNNRPCRISEENRKLIKEVAARNHYVPNQIARSLVMRESRTLGLIVPNIESRFFASLAGSLEKRCREDGYALFITSSGGSADDDLELLRQLVTRGVDGVFLVVGDEFSDDRALREEVSHLPIPAVMVDRAIEGLECDKVMFDHEMGGYMATRYLIEQGHRRIACLVNARRSNTGRKRLAGYERALREVGLPIDARLEFESEYYIPSAYEASEAVLATDATAVFASSDNIALGLLKRLHEMGKSIPGDISVVSYDNSAADVLFEPALTAIEQDPGVLAEHAFGCMSKRLAGRGGRRAEEVVLEPELIVKDSVLELTKHN
- a CDS encoding phosphoketolase family protein, which produces MAKTLGTPWQKLGHEVPASELEGVDLYWRASNYLSVGQIYLRSNPLMRPDFVDEKTGETRDFGRPDVKHRLVGHWGTTPGINFLFGHVNRLVADHSQNAIFLMGPGHGGPAGTAQSLLDGTYREIRPDITNDEAGLQKFFRQFSYPGGIPSHFAPETPGSIHEGGELGYTLSHAYGAVMDNPSLLAVAVVGDGESETGPLATSWQSNKLVNPATDGIVLPILHLNGYKIANPTILARVSDEELTKFFEGMGYKPHFFVAGFDDESHASIHARFAALFEQVFDEICDIKATAQAQAASGETVVRPAYPMIVFRTPKGWTCPKHIDGKKTEDSWRAHQVPLASAKDTHEHFRVLREWLRSYKPEELFTPEGQVRPEVTAFMPTGELRIGANPNANGGKVRRELELPDVHAHEVPVATKGHGWGSTEAARVFGEYTADVLAKNMDDFRIFGPDETASNRLQAAYKVTKKQWDAGFYEDEANDELLAGSGKVVEQLSEHQCEGFLEAYVLTGRSGVWSSYESFVHVVDSMVNQHCKWLEATKREIPWRAPISGLNILLSSHVWRQDHNGFSHQDPGFIDLLLNKANDTHIVNAYYPADANMALAVAERVYQSTDCVNAIFCGKQPAPTFQTVDEAKAELAEGVATWRWASTADSLAEADVVVATCGDVPTLEALAATDMLRELGIKVWFVNVVDLLKIQNVCENDLAISDERWAELFGCGEKPVLFAFHAYAGTIRRLIWNRPGHDAFRVHGYEEKGSTTTPFDMLRLNNMDRWALAADVLRMVDADKFAGQISEWEAFRTEAFEFACDEGYDHPAFTDWVWPDAAAATAADGALSATQMTAGDNE